A section of the Saccharopolyspora gregorii genome encodes:
- a CDS encoding zinc-dependent alcohol dehydrogenase family protein, with amino-acid sequence MRAVVVEGPGQITVTTVPDPTPGPNDVVVAVDACGLCGTDLHLVDGEIPVVNYPITPGHELAGRVVAVGSEVTRLAEGDAVAVDPSLPCGECRYCRKGKGNLCEPWQAIGISSPGGAAEYVQVQAKKCYPLPEGISPTAAALIEPLSCAVHGLDKAPHDLTDDVLIYGAGTMGLLLAQLLKRAGVRSLSVVDRRQDRLAVAESMGVSAIATDASALDEAAEGWDLVVDATGVIAAIEDGLGRVRKAGTFLQFGVADAAKTANFSPFKVYNEEITIVGSMAVHNSFDRARDLLVAGAIDSDALITNTAGLDDYAAALEEFRTGTGLKTLVLPSQ; translated from the coding sequence ATGCGTGCGGTCGTCGTCGAAGGACCCGGTCAGATCACGGTCACCACGGTGCCCGATCCCACCCCGGGCCCGAACGATGTCGTGGTGGCGGTGGATGCCTGCGGGCTCTGCGGCACCGACCTCCACCTGGTGGACGGAGAGATCCCGGTGGTGAACTACCCGATCACCCCGGGCCACGAGCTGGCCGGCCGGGTGGTCGCGGTGGGCAGCGAGGTCACCCGCCTCGCCGAGGGCGACGCCGTGGCGGTGGACCCGTCGCTGCCCTGCGGGGAGTGCCGGTACTGCCGCAAGGGCAAGGGCAACCTGTGCGAGCCGTGGCAGGCGATCGGCATCAGCTCGCCCGGTGGTGCGGCCGAGTACGTCCAGGTGCAGGCCAAGAAGTGCTACCCGCTGCCGGAGGGCATCTCGCCCACCGCGGCGGCGCTGATCGAGCCGCTGTCCTGCGCGGTGCACGGGCTGGACAAGGCTCCGCACGACCTCACCGACGACGTGCTGATCTACGGCGCGGGCACGATGGGGCTGCTGCTGGCGCAGCTGCTCAAGCGCGCCGGGGTGCGTAGCCTGTCGGTCGTGGACCGCAGGCAGGACCGGCTCGCGGTGGCCGAGTCGATGGGCGTGAGCGCGATCGCCACCGACGCCTCCGCGCTGGACGAGGCGGCCGAGGGCTGGGACCTGGTGGTGGACGCCACCGGCGTCATCGCCGCCATCGAGGACGGGCTGGGCCGGGTCCGCAAGGCGGGCACGTTCCTGCAGTTCGGCGTCGCGGACGCGGCGAAGACCGCGAACTTCTCCCCGTTCAAGGTCTACAACGAGGAGATCACCATCGTCGGTTCGATGGCGGTGCACAACAGCTTCGACCGGGCGCGGGACCTGCTGGTCGCGGGCGCGATCGACTCGGACGCGCTGATCACGAACACCGCGGGCCTGGACGACTACGCCGCCGCGCTGGAGGAGTTCCGCACCGGCACCGGTCTGAAGACGCTGGTCCTGCCCTCGCAGTGA
- the pknB gene encoding Stk1 family PASTA domain-containing Ser/Thr kinase, which translates to MTPGTRPGGGSELVGAMLERRYRVDSVIARGGMSVVYRGLDTRLDRPVALKVMDSHYSANPSFVERFELEARSAARLHHPSVVAVYDQGVDREVDGDRVYLVMQLVEGCTLREVLLEQGVLPLPMAVSVLRPTLSALAAAHHAGMVHRDIKPENVLVGLDGSVRVADFGLVRATASAGSTTGNVILGTVAYLSPEQVTTGDADARTDVYSAGVVLYELLTGRPPFAGDTALSVAYQHVNADVPPPSEITPELPPAIDDLVLRATRRDPAGRPDDAAAFLRELERISAELGLRPVPVPVPVSEQRTEMVSADPGGPPTERIAPITEASVPDAYGPSGGPRGTRAMPRPPEPEETTHEIAAVRPSPAELHEQERRRGGRRFALITLAILVVAGLLGGTAWWMGSGRYIQVPRVVGETEEVAQQVLRGADLSAEITRQLDDEVPAGTVISSSPKQGARILSGQSVDLVVSLGRPKVPDIAKGTELEQAEQALRDASLRPERDSSADQYDTEVPEGAVLSVDPGPGTQLPISSTVRIVVSKGPPPVPVPDVTGASKDEAFAALAAAGFEPYEAGRQFDSNVEGDHVITTDPAPETVVKLSGKPRVGVVLSNAVTVPDLNGKRTEDAKQELAALGLTLEVHSFFERPDSLILGQLPLAGSKVEPGSTVGVTAL; encoded by the coding sequence ATGACTCCTGGAACACGACCCGGCGGCGGCTCGGAGCTCGTCGGAGCCATGCTGGAGCGCCGCTACCGGGTGGACTCGGTGATCGCGCGCGGCGGCATGTCCGTCGTCTACCGCGGGCTGGACACCCGGCTGGACCGGCCGGTCGCGCTCAAGGTGATGGACTCGCACTACTCGGCGAACCCGTCGTTCGTGGAGCGCTTCGAGCTGGAGGCGCGGTCCGCCGCCCGGCTGCACCACCCGTCCGTCGTCGCCGTCTACGACCAGGGCGTGGACCGGGAGGTCGACGGCGACCGGGTGTACCTGGTGATGCAGCTCGTGGAGGGCTGCACGCTGCGCGAAGTGCTGCTGGAGCAGGGCGTGCTGCCGCTGCCGATGGCGGTGAGCGTGCTGCGCCCGACGCTCTCGGCGCTGGCCGCCGCGCACCACGCGGGCATGGTGCACCGCGACATCAAACCGGAGAACGTGCTGGTCGGGCTGGACGGTTCGGTGCGGGTCGCCGACTTCGGCCTGGTGCGGGCGACCGCATCGGCGGGCAGCACCACCGGCAACGTCATCCTCGGCACCGTCGCCTACCTGTCCCCGGAGCAGGTCACGACCGGGGACGCGGACGCGCGCACCGACGTGTACTCGGCGGGCGTGGTGCTCTACGAGCTGCTGACCGGGCGCCCGCCGTTCGCCGGGGACACCGCGCTGTCGGTGGCCTACCAGCACGTGAACGCCGACGTCCCGCCGCCGAGCGAGATCACCCCGGAGCTGCCGCCCGCGATCGACGACCTGGTGCTGCGCGCCACCCGGCGCGACCCGGCGGGCCGCCCGGACGACGCCGCGGCGTTCCTGCGCGAGCTGGAGCGGATCAGCGCGGAGCTGGGGCTGCGCCCGGTACCGGTCCCGGTGCCGGTGTCCGAGCAGCGCACCGAGATGGTCTCGGCCGACCCGGGCGGGCCGCCGACCGAGCGGATCGCCCCCATCACCGAGGCCTCGGTGCCCGACGCCTACGGCCCCTCCGGCGGGCCGCGCGGGACTCGCGCCATGCCGCGGCCACCCGAACCCGAGGAGACCACGCACGAGATCGCGGCGGTGCGCCCGTCGCCCGCCGAGCTCCACGAGCAGGAGCGCAGGCGCGGCGGCCGCCGGTTCGCGCTGATCACGCTGGCGATCCTGGTGGTCGCGGGCCTGCTCGGCGGCACCGCCTGGTGGATGGGCAGCGGCCGCTACATCCAGGTGCCGCGGGTCGTCGGCGAAACCGAGGAGGTCGCCCAGCAGGTGCTGCGCGGCGCCGACCTCAGCGCCGAGATCACCCGGCAGCTCGACGACGAGGTGCCCGCGGGCACCGTCATCAGCTCCTCGCCGAAGCAGGGCGCGCGGATCCTCAGCGGGCAGTCGGTGGACCTGGTGGTGTCGCTGGGCAGGCCGAAGGTGCCGGACATCGCCAAGGGCACCGAGCTGGAGCAGGCGGAGCAGGCGCTGCGCGACGCGTCGCTGCGCCCCGAGCGGGACTCCTCCGCCGACCAGTACGACACCGAGGTCCCGGAAGGCGCCGTGCTCAGCGTCGACCCCGGCCCGGGCACCCAGCTGCCGATCAGCTCGACGGTGCGGATCGTGGTCAGCAAGGGCCCGCCGCCGGTGCCGGTGCCGGACGTGACCGGGGCGAGCAAGGACGAGGCGTTCGCCGCGCTCGCCGCCGCCGGGTTCGAACCGTACGAGGCGGGCAGGCAGTTCGACTCCAACGTCGAGGGCGACCACGTGATCACCACCGATCCGGCGCCGGAGACGGTCGTGAAGCTCTCCGGCAAGCCCCGGGTGGGCGTGGTGCTGTCGAACGCGGTGACCGTGCCCGACCTCAACGGCAAGCGCACCGAGGACGCGAAGCAGGAGCTGGCGGCGCTGGGCCTGACGCTGGAGGTGCACTCGTTCTTCGAGCGCCCCGACAGCCTGATCCTGGGCCAGCTGCCGCTCGCGGGGAGCAAGGTGGAGCCGGGCTCGACGGTCGGCGTCACCGCGCTGTGA
- a CDS encoding carbohydrate ABC transporter permease — protein sequence MSTAEMTAAKGATLSRKEKWSRRGPLLPALIFTIIITQAPFLATIFYSLHSWNLLNPGSWGFIGLSNYVDVFTDSEFYTAALNTVVITVGCVLVSLALGVGLALLLDRPFFGRGVVRTMLITPFLIMPVASALLWKTSMLNPTYGLVDAVLSPIGLGGIDWVGEHPMVSVLAALVWRWTPFMMLIVLAGLQSQPRDVLEAAKMDGATHWQTFRFMTLPFLRRYIQLAGLLGSIYVVNTFDEIFMMTQGGPGIATTNLPYYLYQRVFQGFDVGQAAALGVVVVILTIIVATFALRAIFTAISGKEVSE from the coding sequence ATGAGCACTGCGGAGATGACCGCGGCCAAGGGCGCGACCCTCAGCCGCAAGGAGAAGTGGTCCCGCCGGGGACCGTTGCTGCCCGCGCTGATCTTCACGATCATCATCACGCAGGCTCCGTTCCTCGCGACGATCTTCTACTCGTTGCACTCGTGGAACCTGCTCAACCCCGGTTCGTGGGGCTTCATCGGCCTGTCGAACTACGTCGACGTCTTCACCGACAGCGAGTTCTACACCGCCGCGCTGAACACCGTCGTGATCACCGTCGGCTGCGTGCTGGTGTCGCTGGCGCTGGGCGTCGGGCTGGCGCTGCTGCTGGACCGGCCGTTCTTCGGGCGCGGCGTGGTGCGCACCATGCTCATCACCCCGTTCCTGATCATGCCGGTCGCCTCGGCGCTGCTGTGGAAGACGAGCATGCTCAACCCCACCTACGGGCTGGTGGACGCGGTGCTCAGCCCGATCGGGCTGGGCGGCATCGACTGGGTCGGGGAACACCCGATGGTGTCGGTGCTGGCCGCGCTGGTGTGGCGCTGGACGCCGTTCATGATGCTGATCGTGCTCGCCGGGCTGCAGAGCCAGCCGCGCGACGTGCTGGAGGCCGCCAAGATGGACGGCGCCACGCACTGGCAGACGTTCCGCTTCATGACGCTGCCGTTCCTGCGCCGCTACATCCAGCTGGCCGGGCTGCTGGGCTCGATCTACGTGGTCAACACGTTCGACGAGATCTTCATGATGACCCAGGGCGGTCCCGGCATCGCCACCACCAACCTGCCGTACTACCTCTACCAGCGGGTCTTCCAGGGCTTCGACGTCGGCCAGGCGGCCGCGCTCGGCGTCGTGGTCGTGATCCTGACCATCATCGTGGCCACCTTCGCGTTGCGCGCGATCTTCACCGCCATTTCCGGCAAGGAGGTTTCGGAATGA
- the mptB gene encoding polyprenol phosphomannose-dependent alpha 1,6 mannosyltransferase MptB: protein MPPSPTTRPGAAAEAHRARRGAGSPAPSTDRPTGEAARDLSARSGRLPLRTIALGTIGSLLLLAGSFGGAGVLVHDPILGSGPLSAMRYGHGRDLALAVLYTGFGVLVWAWVRLGRGVLAKLVDSRGVLAATAAWILPMLITPPLFTRDVYSYLGQGLLALHGIDPYAVGPSTLTGPIPDNVHPTWQTTPAPYGPLFMGIAKGVILIAGDGMISSVIVMRLVLLCGLVMLIFALPGLVRELGGRLPVALWLVAASPMTVVHLVGGPHNDMLMIGLLAMGALLVLRGRHAGGIALVTLAMAIKATAGVALPFLVWIWAARLPGNRWQQLLRAGTASVAIFVPVFAACMALAKVGFGWLPALSAPGMIVNYLSAPTGIGQAVHSLVSLFVEVDRGPFVEVGRTLGSLALAGVLVWQWWRAQEGGTTAVRRAAIALLAAALLSPVVLPWYLTWGLALGCALRWTPRALSYVVGSSVVLVLAYYPDGEQAMYNWPFVAVGVGAAVLAGLSLVRFDPLGLNRFRRGSGPADPPEQDRADREAGRGRTAQVTQVDVIAPPERRSPAADSTP, encoded by the coding sequence ATGCCCCCGAGTCCGACCACCCGACCGGGCGCCGCGGCCGAGGCCCACCGGGCCCGACGCGGTGCCGGATCCCCAGCCCCGAGCACTGATCGCCCCACCGGCGAGGCAGCGCGCGACCTGAGCGCCCGCAGCGGCCGATTACCGCTGCGGACCATCGCCCTCGGGACGATCGGTTCGCTGCTGCTGCTGGCCGGTTCGTTCGGCGGCGCGGGCGTGCTCGTCCACGATCCGATCCTCGGTTCCGGTCCGCTGTCGGCGATGCGCTACGGCCACGGCCGGGACCTCGCGCTGGCCGTGCTCTACACCGGTTTCGGGGTGCTGGTCTGGGCGTGGGTGCGGCTGGGCCGCGGGGTGCTGGCGAAGCTGGTGGATTCCCGGGGCGTGCTGGCGGCGACGGCCGCGTGGATCCTGCCGATGCTGATCACGCCGCCGCTGTTCACCAGGGACGTCTACAGCTACCTGGGCCAAGGGCTGCTCGCGCTGCACGGCATCGACCCCTACGCGGTGGGGCCCTCGACGCTGACCGGGCCGATCCCGGACAACGTGCACCCGACGTGGCAGACCACCCCGGCCCCGTACGGGCCGCTGTTCATGGGCATCGCCAAGGGCGTGATCCTGATCGCCGGCGACGGCATGATCTCGAGTGTCATCGTGATGCGCCTGGTGCTGCTCTGCGGCCTGGTCATGTTGATCTTCGCATTGCCGGGTCTGGTCCGCGAACTCGGGGGCCGGTTGCCGGTCGCGCTGTGGCTCGTCGCCGCCAGCCCGATGACGGTCGTGCACCTGGTCGGCGGCCCGCACAACGACATGCTCATGATCGGCCTGCTGGCGATGGGCGCGCTGCTCGTGCTGCGCGGCCGGCACGCGGGCGGGATCGCGCTGGTCACGCTGGCCATGGCGATCAAGGCGACCGCCGGGGTGGCGCTGCCGTTCCTGGTGTGGATCTGGGCGGCGCGGCTGCCGGGCAACCGCTGGCAGCAGCTGCTGCGTGCGGGCACCGCCTCGGTCGCGATCTTCGTGCCGGTGTTCGCCGCCTGCATGGCGCTGGCCAAGGTCGGGTTCGGCTGGCTGCCCGCGCTCTCCGCGCCCGGCATGATCGTGAACTACCTGTCCGCGCCGACCGGCATCGGCCAGGCCGTGCACAGCCTGGTGTCGCTGTTCGTCGAGGTGGACCGCGGGCCGTTCGTCGAGGTCGGCCGCACGCTCGGCTCGCTGGCGCTGGCCGGGGTGCTGGTCTGGCAGTGGTGGCGCGCGCAGGAAGGCGGCACCACCGCGGTGCGCCGGGCCGCGATCGCGCTGCTCGCCGCCGCGCTGCTCTCGCCCGTGGTGCTGCCGTGGTACCTGACCTGGGGGTTGGCGCTGGGCTGCGCGCTGCGGTGGACGCCGCGGGCGCTGTCCTACGTGGTGGGCTCCTCGGTGGTGCTGGTGCTGGCCTACTACCCGGACGGCGAGCAGGCGATGTACAACTGGCCGTTCGTCGCGGTCGGGGTCGGCGCCGCGGTGCTCGCCGGGCTGTCGCTGGTGCGGTTCGACCCGCTGGGGCTGAACCGCTTCCGGCGCGGGTCCGGGCCGGCGGACCCGCCGGAGCAGGACCGCGCGGACCGGGAAGCGGGCCGCGGCCGGACCGCGCAGGTGACCCAGGTGGACGTGATCGCGCCGCCCGAGCGCCGCTCCCCCGCCGCGGACTCCACGCCCTAG
- a CDS encoding Rv2175c family DNA-binding protein yields MSAIPAAPDVLAPDVEMTPLPDVAERLGLVVTRVHQLIRDGHLLAMRRDGILVVPAAFLTETAVVKGLGGTITLLRDNGYNEDEILTWLFTPDDSLPGTPIEALRGDRGREVKRRAQAMGF; encoded by the coding sequence GTGAGTGCTATCCCCGCTGCCCCGGATGTGCTTGCTCCAGATGTGGAGATGACACCGCTGCCCGACGTCGCAGAACGTCTGGGCCTGGTGGTGACCCGGGTGCACCAGCTGATCCGTGACGGCCACCTGCTCGCCATGCGTCGCGACGGCATCCTCGTCGTCCCCGCCGCGTTCCTCACCGAGACCGCGGTGGTGAAGGGGCTGGGTGGCACGATCACCCTGCTCCGCGACAACGGCTACAACGAGGACGAGATCCTCACCTGGCTGTTCACCCCCGACGATTCGCTCCCCGGCACGCCCATCGAGGCGCTGCGCGGCGACCGCGGTCGCGAGGTGAAGCGGAGGGCGCAGGCGATGGGCTTCTAG
- the crtI gene encoding phytoene desaturase family protein has product MRRVPGRTEHVVVVGAGLAGLACALHLAGAGRSVTVVEREPLPGGRAGLLELDGYRVDTGPTVLTMPELVDEALAAVGSSLAERLELIPLHPAYRARFADGSALDVHTDGAAMEQEVRRFAGPAEAAGYRRLRHWLTEVHRAEMGRFIDANFDSPLDLVGPELGRLAALGGFGRLGPAIGSFLRDERLRRVFSFQALYAGLDPRRALALYAVISYMDTVGGVWFPRGGMHALPTALADAAAAAGVRFRYGAEVRRLERRGDRVVAVHAGQERIPADAVVLTPDLPVVHRLLGGRQRRRLRWSPSAVVVHAGTTRSWPGTEHHTISFGAAWERTFTEIIRDGRLMSDPSLLVTRPTASDPGLAPAGRELHYVLAPCPNLRTAGFDWERIGPAYRDELFAVLEARGFDGFADSVEVQRVVTPAGWAAQGHAAGTPFSAAHTFAQTGPFRPRNLLRDPENVVLAGSGTTPGVGVPPVLISGKLAARRITG; this is encoded by the coding sequence ATGCGCCGCGTCCCGGGCCGCACCGAGCACGTCGTCGTCGTGGGCGCCGGGCTCGCCGGCCTGGCGTGCGCGCTGCACCTGGCCGGTGCGGGCCGTTCGGTCACGGTGGTGGAGCGGGAGCCGTTGCCGGGCGGGCGCGCGGGCCTGCTGGAGCTGGACGGCTACCGGGTGGACACCGGTCCGACGGTGCTGACCATGCCGGAGCTGGTGGACGAGGCGCTGGCCGCGGTGGGTTCCTCGCTGGCCGAGCGGCTGGAGCTGATCCCGCTGCACCCCGCGTACCGGGCGCGGTTCGCGGACGGCTCGGCGCTGGACGTGCACACCGACGGCGCGGCGATGGAGCAGGAGGTGCGCCGGTTCGCGGGCCCGGCCGAGGCTGCCGGGTACCGGCGGCTGCGGCACTGGCTCACCGAGGTGCACCGGGCCGAGATGGGCCGGTTCATCGACGCGAACTTCGACTCGCCGTTGGACCTGGTCGGGCCGGAGCTGGGCAGGCTGGCCGCACTGGGTGGTTTCGGCCGGCTCGGCCCGGCCATCGGGAGCTTCCTGCGCGACGAGCGGCTGCGGCGGGTGTTCTCGTTCCAAGCGCTGTACGCGGGGCTGGACCCGCGGCGGGCGCTGGCGCTGTACGCGGTGATCTCGTACATGGACACGGTCGGCGGCGTGTGGTTCCCGCGCGGCGGCATGCACGCGCTGCCGACCGCGCTGGCGGACGCCGCGGCCGCGGCCGGGGTCCGGTTCCGCTACGGCGCCGAGGTGCGGCGGCTGGAGCGGCGCGGCGACCGGGTGGTGGCGGTGCACGCCGGGCAGGAGCGGATTCCGGCGGACGCGGTGGTGCTCACCCCGGACCTGCCGGTGGTGCACCGGCTGCTCGGCGGGCGGCAGCGGCGGCGGTTGCGCTGGTCGCCGTCGGCGGTGGTGGTGCACGCGGGGACGACGCGTTCCTGGCCGGGGACCGAGCACCACACGATCTCGTTCGGCGCGGCCTGGGAGCGCACCTTCACCGAGATCATCCGGGACGGCCGGTTGATGAGCGATCCGTCGTTGCTGGTGACGCGGCCGACGGCGAGCGATCCGGGGCTGGCCCCGGCGGGCCGCGAGCTGCACTACGTGCTGGCCCCGTGCCCCAACCTGCGCACCGCCGGGTTCGACTGGGAGCGGATCGGCCCGGCTTACCGGGACGAGCTGTTCGCGGTGCTGGAGGCGCGGGGCTTCGACGGGTTCGCCGACTCCGTCGAGGTGCAGCGCGTCGTCACGCCCGCCGGGTGGGCGGCGCAGGGACACGCGGCGGGCACCCCGTTCTCGGCGGCGCACACCTTCGCCCAGACCGGGCCGTTCCGGCCGCGGAACCTGCTGCGCGATCCGGAGAACGTGGTGCTGGCCGGGTCGGGGACGACGCCGGGGGTGGGGGTGCCGCCGGTGCTGATCTCCGGGAAGCTGGCCGCGCGGCGGATCACCGGTTGA
- a CDS encoding carbohydrate ABC transporter permease, whose translation MKRRTAGGTALTIIAWALGIVFVFPVFWMVLTSFKQEADAYTDDPKFLFTPTLDQYRLVFDGGLGPYLLNSLIATVISCLLVVALAVPAAYALSIRPVKGTKDALFFFISTKMLPVVAAIVPIFVAAQNMHLLDNVWSLVLLYTGMNLPIAVWMMRSFFQEVPSEVLEAAKVDGAGLRTELTRVLLPMVAPGIAATALICAIFAWNEFFFAVNLTAINAPTVPVFLVGFITSEGLYWARLSAAATLAVLPVVIVGWIAQRQLVRGLSMGALK comes from the coding sequence ATGAAGCGCCGTACGGCGGGAGGGACCGCACTGACGATCATCGCCTGGGCGCTGGGGATCGTGTTCGTGTTCCCGGTGTTCTGGATGGTGCTGACGTCGTTCAAGCAGGAGGCCGACGCCTACACCGACGACCCGAAGTTCCTGTTCACCCCGACGCTGGACCAGTACCGGCTGGTGTTCGACGGGGGCCTCGGGCCGTACCTGCTGAACTCGCTGATCGCCACGGTGATCTCGTGCCTGCTGGTGGTGGCGCTGGCCGTTCCGGCGGCCTACGCGCTGTCCATCCGGCCGGTGAAGGGCACCAAGGACGCGCTGTTCTTCTTCATCTCCACCAAGATGCTGCCGGTGGTCGCGGCGATCGTGCCGATCTTCGTGGCCGCGCAGAACATGCACCTGCTGGACAACGTCTGGTCGCTGGTCCTGCTCTACACGGGCATGAACCTGCCGATCGCGGTGTGGATGATGCGCTCGTTCTTCCAGGAGGTGCCCTCCGAGGTGCTGGAGGCGGCGAAGGTGGACGGTGCCGGGCTGCGCACCGAACTCACCCGGGTGCTGTTGCCGATGGTGGCCCCCGGCATCGCCGCGACCGCGCTGATCTGCGCGATCTTCGCCTGGAACGAGTTCTTCTTCGCGGTGAACCTGACCGCGATCAACGCACCCACGGTGCCGGTGTTCCTGGTCGGCTTCATCACCAGCGAAGGCCTGTACTGGGCGCGGTTGTCGGCGGCGGCGACGCTGGCGGTGCTGCCGGTCGTCATCGTCGGCTGGATCGCGCAGCGCCAGCTGGTGCGCGGGCTGTCCATGGGCGCCCTCAAGTGA
- a CDS encoding VanZ family protein, whose amino-acid sequence MIPAASSYLLLTISAALFAVVVRSRRFTVVPALLVSAVDAVLLYSLFLVGYLVAAPQPAPAGVAVRLVPGTDLGAALQASPGDLLPWLQLVGNLLLLAPFGALVPVRVSWFGGWGRIAAGALAVTCGIEFLQYTVLTGRVVSADDVLLNASGALLGALVTRPWWGRLPRTLTAARPVRARHALRPQYAR is encoded by the coding sequence TTGATCCCGGCAGCGTCCTCGTACCTGCTGCTCACCATCTCCGCCGCCCTGTTCGCGGTGGTCGTGCGCAGTCGCAGGTTCACCGTCGTCCCCGCGCTGCTGGTCTCCGCCGTGGACGCGGTGCTGCTGTACTCGCTCTTCCTCGTCGGCTACCTGGTGGCGGCGCCGCAACCGGCTCCCGCGGGCGTCGCGGTGCGGCTGGTGCCCGGAACCGACCTGGGGGCGGCGCTGCAGGCCTCGCCCGGGGACCTGCTGCCGTGGTTGCAGCTGGTGGGAAACCTGCTGCTGCTGGCGCCGTTCGGTGCGCTGGTGCCGGTGCGGGTGTCCTGGTTCGGCGGTTGGGGCCGGATCGCGGCGGGTGCGCTGGCGGTCACCTGCGGCATCGAGTTCCTGCAGTACACCGTGCTCACCGGGCGGGTGGTGTCGGCCGACGACGTGCTGCTCAACGCCTCCGGCGCGCTGCTCGGCGCATTGGTCACCCGGCCGTGGTGGGGCCGGTTGCCGCGGACGCTCACCGCGGCCCGCCCGGTCCGCGCACGGCACGCGCTGCGGCCGCAGTACGCCCGGTGA